The Pyricularia oryzae 70-15 chromosome 5, whole genome shotgun sequence genome includes a region encoding these proteins:
- a CDS encoding RNA polymerase II holoenzyme cyclin-like subunit: protein MAANFWESTQRRNWLFTKEELAARRQQLENEDPSLVTMYPLPEWRHLYNYFNYQMLRLAKNLSIRQQAIATAQVYMKRFYTRVEIRSTNPTLVLVTAVYLACKMEEMPLHIRNVSLEAKKVWPMETPSLEIAKIGECEFWLISEMSAQLIVHQPYRTLTALQQDFQLANDDHVLAVSFLNDHFMTDLPLLYAPHTIALAAIMLALVLRLSKASSSNNAAAGQQGGAQAGPLGITLASGLSMFQQAVAAKAMTPGGSGSPAMSSPIQQNPPNQAYQLTPQQQEMFRQQQMQQQNRQPETQAKDSPQKEKSKLQRFAAWLSESGVDIEAMIDCTQELIAFYECQESYNEQITRDQINRFVKARGL from the exons ATGGCGGCCAATTTTTGGGAGTCAACCCAGCGTCGGAACTGGCTCTTCACCAAAGAGGAGCTGGCAGCCAGACGACAGCAACTGGAAAATGAGGACCCTTCCTTGGTGACCATGTATCCATTGCCTGAATGGAGACATTTATATAACTACTTCAACTACC AAATGCTCCGCCTCGCCAAAAACCTCTCGATCCGTCAACAAGCCATTGCCACAGCCCAGGTCTACATGAAGCGCTTCTACACGCGTGTCGAGATTCGAAGCACGAACCCAACCCTTGTTCTCGTCACGGCCGTCTACCTCGCCTGCAAGATGGAGGAGATGCCGCTCCACATACGCAACGTCTCGCTCGAGGCGAAGAAGGTCTGGCCAATGGAGACGCCCTCGCTCGAGATCGCAAAGATTGGCGAGTGTGAGTTCTGGCTGATCTCGGAGATGAGCGCCCAGCTCATCGTCCACCAGCCCTACCGCACTCTCACCGCCCTGCAGCAGGACTTTCAGCTCGCTAATGACGACCACGTCCTGGCTGTGTCTTTCCTCAACGATCACTTCATGACCGACTTGCCACTGCTGTATGCCCCCCACACCATCGCGCTGGCTGCCATCATGCTGGCTCTTGTGCTTAGGTTGTCCAAGGCCTCAAGCAGCAATAatgccgccgccgggcaGCAGGGCGGCGCACAAGCCGGCCCGCTGGGCATCACCCTGGCATCTGGGCTGTCCATGTTCCAACAGGCCGTAGCGGCCAAAGCCATGACACCTGGCGGGAGCGGCTCCCCCGCAATGTCTTCGCCCATCCAGCAGAATCCACCAAACCAGGCTTACCAGCTCACGCCGCAGCAACAGGAGATGTTCCGCCAGCAACAAATGCAGCAGCAGAACAGACAGCCAGAAACCCAGGCCAAGGACTCGCCGCAGAAGGAGAAGAGCAAACTCCAACGTTTTGCCGCATGGCTCTCGGAGAGCGGTGTCGACATCGAGGCCATGATCGATTGCACGCAGGAGCTGATCGCGTTTTACGAGTGCCAAGAGTCGTACAACGAACAGATTACGCGTGACCAAATCAACCGGTTCGTCAAGGCTCGGGGCCTTTAG
- a CDS encoding JmjC domain-containing protein, translating to MPSAMHPQAKFDPIPPDLHLESLVENTPNFNWVVRIPASKINRFGPQGFEKLVLLHVIHGGKPLVIEGWNDRLDPSLFSARWLESAYDKKEEPVRDIGGQTDMRMTIGHYLRSMPQLTNQWTPSNFREERRQRLYLKDIDCPPEWHDRLRKILPPNVFYMNDNIDKRGNEIDMDSFGETGCAPAGDLMSCLPEEMRAQNLMCYIGHEGTYTPAHREMCGSLGQNIMIEASGGDNGEKPGSSIWFMTETKDREVVKEYFLSMLGHDIEIEKHFAQVNAWKKASFPVYVVEQKPGDFLLIPPLAPHQVWNRGTRTMKVAWNRTTVETLELAIHEALPKARLVCRDEQYKNKAIIYYALKKYYKDIQSMDDNADIGMLGYGHDLVKNSTRSKQMMQDFKKLFALYTDILVDEMFGTKEANVEYIEFDSNITCSYCRCNIFNRFLTCKHCIRMLTTGDEDTYDICMECYAMGRSCVCVSKLSWCEQWNWSDLVQNYEEWRTMIIQDDGFIDINNSPLPLEIMRKKAGRKSVAQICQEQLRRRPFNDITKVEQPETLEPSDVEIDGEGRPVKKKKNRRKKKAGETYRCHVCCHRDNTFRLAFCSNIGCAEAYCYGTLYRAFDLMPQDVLRTENWKCPKCLKICNCGSCRKANNTTPYTPKKTLLGHDTNRVADDRSKELLVDFRVHNLTWLKATGEESRSHNSKRLQRLKEQADAEKAKDDTTNDVDVSMSGTGDNVAQEQQQPVQVGYGDQSAILDTDNYGQPEMAQDGTSGDPIDAHGEPDDMFVTGAAVDSTPYPDPLGDRDRMVGLGYYEQDGPDRILFDDFEAPDLNALEQEEENEYLQKMLQKAKRKAKKDDDDDPDFRGPKSWRKKSRNDTMATALYNAMVDPSLLSAGGDTQIAPAGDVALEDGVEVHPSTNAPIPGEPNQPILRHAKPMVSYVEPDEGFEEFNEVYEAAPKRDFPSQVDFTRDHTTGADPLDLAAEAMRTLLGGSDGDGFMGDALDPSQKTAPIAARAEPSRPRGRPGRPKRQSERLRLADAVPEPTAPKPRKSRTSTLASQGLDRAADDDDAQPAEQPDAGDIQQRPAPGPRKRGRPRKIRPIEDAASRSPSPDTPKYMSMAERMALRGKKLKVAKSRQAINRPSTKPSQSEASTPSTQHANTPTPVEFESAARPVTRGSVGWPKRTQEHEEREHIGHSSSVAEEQQREQEQEQDSNKQSEDDDFVLAAEEPESRPSTSVSVSSSSVSAFAPRPGPPGSQLRYPQPASVPKANPGPTVVRLGDLDLDQDDSDDFMDGLDDNISLSDSGSDDDDEGIPAYVKPKPVATRGRGRPRGGRAIRGGRGRGRGLR from the coding sequence ATGCCGAGTGCTATGCACCCCCAGGCCAAGTTCGACCCGATCCCACCGGACCTTCATCTTGAGTCTCTTGTCGAGAACACGCCAAACTTCAACTGGGTCGTGAGGATCCCCGCCTCCAAGATCAATCGATTCGGGCCCCAAGGTTTCGAGAAACTCGTACTCCTCCACGTCATCCATGGCGGGAAGCCGCTGGTCATTGAGGGCTGGAACGATAGGCTCGATCCGTCCCTCTTCAGTGCACGATGGCTCGAAAGTGCTTACGACAAGAAGGAGGAGCCAGTGCGCGACATTGGCGGGCAAACGGACATGCGCATGACCATCGGCCACTATCTCCGCTCCATGCCTCAGCTTACCAACCAGTGGACACCTTCAAACTTTCGCGAGGAACGGAGACAGCGGCTCTACCTCAAGGATATCGACTGTCCGCCAGAGTGGCATGACCGACTACGCAAAATCCTGCCACCCAACGTCTTTTACATGAACGACAATATCGATAAGCGGGGCAACGAGATAGATATGGATTCGTTTGGAGAGACTGGCTGCGCACCTGCCGGCGATCTCATGAGCTGTCTACCGGAGGAGATGCGTGCCCAGAATCTCATGTGCTACATTGGCCATGAGGGTACATATACCCCCGCTCATCGCGAAATGTGTGGCAGTTTGGGCCAGAACATCATGATCGAAGCTTCGGGTGGTGACAACGGAGAGAAGCCGGGAAGTTCCATCTGGTTTATGACCGAGACCAAGGATCGCGAAGTTGTCAAGGAGTACTTTCTCTCCATGCTGGGTCACGACATCGAGATCGAGAAGCATTTTGCCCAAGTAAATGCCTGGAAGAAGGCTAGCTTTCCTGTATATGTCGTCGAGCAAAAGCCGGGAGACTTCCTCCTCATTCCGCCGCTGGCACCTCACCAGGTCTGGAACCGAGGCACCCGCACCATGAAGGTAGCCTGGAACCGTACCACTGTCGAAACCCTTGAGCTTGCTATTCACGAGGCTTTACCCAAGGCGAGACTTGTCTGCCGTGATGAGCAGTACAAGAACAAGGCCATCATCTACTATGCTCTGAAGAAATACTACAAAGACATCCAGAGCATGGATGACAATGCTGATATTGGGATGCTCGGTTATGGCCACGACTTGGTCAAAAACTCGACGCGGTCGAAGCAAATGATGCAGGATTTCAAAAAGCTATTTGCGCTATACACTGACATCCTTGTGGACGAAATGTTTGGCACCAAAGAGGCCAACGTCGAATATATCGAGTTCGACTCCAACATTACATGTTCTTATTGCCGATGCAACATTTTTAACCGCTTTTTGACTTGCAAACACTGTATCAGGATGCTAACCACCGGCGATGAGGATACGTACGATATCTGCATGGAGTGCTATGCCATGGGGCGCTCCTGCGTGTGCGTATCGAAACTGAGCTGGTGCGAGCAGTGGAACTGGTCTGACCTTGTGCAAAATTACGAGGAATGGCGTACCATGATCATCCAGGATGACGGCTTTATTGACATAAACAACTCACCCCTCCCTCTTGAGATTATGAGAAAAAAGGCAGGCCGGAAATCGGTGGCACAGATTTGCCAGGAACAACTCCGACGACGGCCTTTTAACGACATCACGAAAGTGGAGCAGCCGGAAACTTTGGAACCGTCTGATGTTGAAATTGACGGCGAGGGCCGGCCggtaaagaagaagaagaatcgCCGCAAGAAGAAGGCAGGCGAGACTTACCGCTGCCACGTCTGTTGTCATAGGGACAACACTTTTCGTCTCGCCTTTTGCTCCAACATCGGTTGTGCTGAGGCGTATTGCTACGGTACGCTCTACCGCGCTTTCGACCTCATGCCACAAGATGTTTTGCGGACGGAGAACTGGAAATGTCCAAAATGTTTGAAGATCTGCAATTGTGGCTCATGCCGCAAGGCAAACAACACAACACCTTATACCCCAAAGAAAACCCTGCTAGGCCATGACACGAATCGTGTTGCAGATGACCGCAGCAAAGAACTTTTGGTCGATTTCCGGGTCCATAACCTGACCTGGCTCAAAGCTACCGGAGAGGAAAGCCGAAGCCACAATTCCAAGCGTCTGCAACGTCTCAAGGAGCAGGCAGATGCCGAAAAGGCCAAGGACGACACCACAAATGATGTTGACGTATCCATGTCCGGCACTGGTGACAATGTGGCacaagagcagcagcaaccagTTCAAGTTGGTTATGGCGATCAGAGTGCCATTCTGGATACAGACAACTATGGTCAGCCAGAGATGGCACAGGACGGTACCTCTGGAGATCCGATCGACGCCCATGGCGAGCCTGATGACATGTTTGTTACGGGTGCTGCGGTTGATAGCACGCCTTACCCTGATCCTCTTGGCGACCGGGACCGCATGGTTGGGTTGGGCTATTATGAGCAAGACGGTCCCGACAGGATTTTGTTCGACGACTTCGAGGCCCCTGACTTGAACGCCCTCGAACAAGAGGAGGAGAATGAATATCTGCAGAAAATGTTGCAAAAGGCTAAGCGGAAGGCCAAGAaagacgatgatgacgatcCGGACTTCCGCGGTCCCAAATCATGGAGGAAGAAATCCAGAAATGACACCATGGCGACTGCACTATACAACGCCATGGTCGACCCGTCATTGTTGTCCGCTGGCGGCGACACTCAGATCGCCCCGGCCGGAGACGTGGCCCTGGAGGATGGAGTTGAGGTTCATCCCTCGACCAATGCACCGATTCCTGGCGAACCGAACCAGCCTATTCTCCGACATGCAAAGCCGATGGTCTCGTACGTGGAGCCTGATGAGGGCTTTGAAGAATTCAACGAGGTCTATGAAGCGGCACCAAAGAGAGACTTCCCGTCCCAGGTAGACTTTACTAGGGATCACACTACTGGCGCTGATCCCTTAGACCTCGCCGCCGAGGCTATGCGAACTCTCCTCGGCGGAAGCGATGGTGATGGCTTCATGGGTGACGCTCTCGACCCGTCGCAAAAAACTGCACCCATTGCAGCTCGTGCAGAGCCATCTCGTCCACGCGGCAGGCCAGGTCGACCAAAACGCCAATCTGAGCGGCTCCGGCTAGCAGATGCCGTACCTGAACCCACTGCACCCAAGCCAAGAAAATCACGCACGTCGACGTTGGCCAGCCAGGGATTGGATCGTGCGgcagacgatgacgacgcgCAACCTGCCGAGCAACCAGATGCCGGCGATATTCAGCAACGACCCGCTCCTGGACCGCGGAAACGCGGCAGGCCCCGTAAGATTCGGCCAATAGAAGATGCGGCATCACGATCGCCGTCTCCTGACACACCTAAGTACATGTCCATGGCGGAACGTATGGCACTTCGGGGAAAGAAGCTCAAGGTTGCTAAGAGCAGGCAGGCCATCAACCGCCCATCGACGAAACCTTCCCAGTCAGAAGCAAGTACACCATCCACGCAGCATGCTAATACCCCCACACCTGTTGAGTTTGAAAGCGCAGCGCGGCCTGTTACAAGGGGGTCTGTAGGCTGGCCGAAGAGAACTCAGGAGCATGAAGAACGAGAGCATATAGGTCACAGCAGCAGTGTTGCGGAAGAACAACAGCGtgagcaggagcaggagcaggacAGTAACAAGCAAAGTGAGGATGACGACTTTGTCCTGGCCGCGGAGGAGCCAGAAAGCAGGCCCAGCACTTCTGTGTCTGTCTCGTCTAGTTCCGTTTCTGCTTTTGCGCCGCGTCCTGGACCTCCTGGATCTCAGCTCCGCTACCCCCAACCGGCCTCGGTTCCCAAAGCTAACCCAGGTCCCACAGTGGTCAGGCTTGGAGATTTGGATCTTGATCAAGACGACAGCGATGATTTCATGGACGGTCTGGATGACAACATCTCCCTTTCCGACTCTGGaagcgatgacgacgatgagggCATTCCAGCTTATGTGAAGCCCAAACCGGTAGCCACCAGGGGAAGGGGAAGGCCACGTGGTGGCCGGGCCATTAGGGGAGGAAGAGGTCGTGGCAGAGGTCTGAGGTGA